The Mangrovivirga cuniculi genomic sequence TTCAAACGGAGTAGAAATCCCTAAATTAGGACTGGGGACATGGTTAATTAGCGATGAGGATGTTGCTGAACCAGTACAAAAAGCGATTGAATTAGGTTACAGACATATTGATACTGCGCAAGCCTACCAAAACGAAAATGGAGTTGGTAAAGGAATTAAGTCCAGTAATGTTAAAAGGGAGGAACTTTTTATAACGACGAAGCTTGCAGCAGAAGTAAAATCTTATGATGAAGCTATTTCTGCAATTGACGAATCATTAGAAAAGCTAGGATTGGACTATTTAGATTTGATGATAATTCACAGTCCAAAACCATGGAAAGAATTTCAGGGAGATGACCATTATTTTGAAGGAAATATTGAAGCCTGGAAGGCGCTTGAAAAAGCTTATGAAGATGGAAAATTACGTGCAATTGGATTGTCAAATTTTGAAAAGGAAGATGTGGACAACATATTA encodes the following:
- a CDS encoding aldo/keto reductase gives rise to the protein MILNENFKLSNGVEIPKLGLGTWLISDEDVAEPVQKAIELGYRHIDTAQAYQNENGVGKGIKSSNVKREELFITTKLAAEVKSYDEAISAIDESLEKLGLDYLDLMIIHSPKPWKEFQGDDHYFEGNIEAWKALEKAYEDGKLRAIGLSNFEKEDVDNILKNCNVKPMVNQILAHIGNTPKELIQHCKDNDILVEAYSPIGHGELFNIDEVESMANKYNVSVPQLGIRYDLQLGLLPLPKSSNPDHIKSNAEVDFEISDEDMDTLRNMEPIKDYGEASKFPVYAKE